Proteins from one Bacteroides zhangwenhongii genomic window:
- a CDS encoding SDR family oxidoreductase encodes MNELFSIAGKVAVITGAGGVLGGNIAQHFVQQGAKVVAIDIRQEQLDNRVAELKQYGDDVIGIIGNVLDIASLEKVAKEIVAKWGQIDILLNIAGGNMPGATLEPDQHFYDMDISCWEKVTNLNMNGTVYPSMIFGKVMAKQGKGCIINVSSMAAYSAITRVPGYSAAKTAVANFTQWLASEMALKYGDGIRVNAIAPGFFIGDQNRRVLINPDGSLTDRSKKVLAKTPMKRFGDIKELNGAVHFLCSEAASFVTGAMLPIDGGFSAFSGV; translated from the coding sequence ATGAACGAATTATTTAGTATTGCCGGTAAAGTTGCTGTTATTACCGGAGCAGGTGGTGTACTGGGCGGAAATATTGCCCAACACTTTGTACAGCAGGGAGCAAAAGTAGTAGCTATTGACATTCGTCAGGAGCAACTGGACAACCGTGTGGCTGAACTTAAGCAATACGGTGACGATGTAATCGGTATCATCGGTAATGTACTTGACATCGCCAGCCTGGAGAAAGTAGCCAAAGAAATCGTAGCCAAATGGGGACAGATCGATATTCTATTGAACATTGCCGGTGGCAATATGCCGGGAGCTACTCTTGAGCCGGATCAGCACTTCTATGATATGGATATCTCTTGCTGGGAAAAAGTGACTAATCTGAATATGAATGGGACAGTCTATCCGTCTATGATATTCGGTAAAGTAATGGCAAAACAAGGCAAAGGATGTATCATTAATGTATCCTCAATGGCAGCATACAGCGCTATCACCCGTGTACCAGGATATTCGGCTGCAAAAACTGCCGTAGCCAATTTCACTCAATGGCTGGCAAGCGAAATGGCACTTAAATACGGGGATGGTATCCGTGTAAACGCTATTGCACCGGGCTTCTTCATCGGCGACCAAAACCGTCGTGTACTCATCAACCCGGATGGTTCATTGACAGATAGAAGCAAGAAAGTATTGGCTAAAACTCCAATGAAACGTTTTGGTGATATTAAAGAGTTGAATGGTGCGGTGCATTTCCTATGTAGTGAAGCCGCTAGCTTCGTAACCGGAGCAATGTTACCTATTGATGGTGGTTTCAGTGCATTCAGCGGAGTTTAA
- a CDS encoding AraC family transcriptional regulator, translated as MKKIMNEKLTITTSNPIRARFYEYPRFTYPWHFHSEYEIIYVEKGEGDCLVGDSIIAYSKGDLILFGSELPHSMQSPPDDGEESDNEEKSELKVKGVNIQFEKDFMHYSISQYSQFIPIRNLLEDACRGIKFTITRSGKIIKLLKQIPSAKGADQIILLLSLLQMMAISNHKKYLTTSHYTPSPSIMRNERMEKVIAYLNKHYTESIGLDEIASYTAMNPTAFCRYFKENTGKTFKEYVLDMRIGYACKLLNSSMMNISQISATCGFESPVHFNRIFKRVTGMTPTLYREQME; from the coding sequence ATGAAGAAGATAATGAATGAGAAGTTGACTATTACGACTTCCAATCCCATCCGTGCCCGCTTTTATGAATATCCACGTTTCACGTATCCGTGGCATTTTCATAGTGAGTATGAAATTATTTATGTGGAGAAGGGAGAGGGGGATTGTCTGGTGGGTGACAGCATTATCGCCTATTCAAAAGGTGATTTGATTCTTTTCGGTTCCGAACTGCCTCATAGTATGCAAAGCCCGCCGGACGACGGGGAAGAATCTGATAATGAAGAAAAATCCGAACTGAAAGTAAAAGGAGTCAATATTCAGTTTGAGAAAGATTTTATGCATTATTCTATTTCTCAATATTCCCAGTTTATTCCTATCAGGAATTTATTGGAGGATGCTTGCAGAGGAATAAAATTCACAATTACCCGTTCGGGGAAAATCATTAAGTTATTGAAACAGATTCCTTCTGCTAAAGGAGCAGATCAAATTATCCTGTTGCTTTCACTTCTACAGATGATGGCTATCAGCAATCATAAGAAATATCTGACTACTTCTCATTATACTCCGTCCCCTTCGATTATGCGTAATGAAAGAATGGAAAAGGTGATTGCCTATTTGAATAAACATTATACCGAGTCTATCGGTCTGGATGAAATTGCTTCTTATACAGCGATGAACCCTACTGCTTTCTGCCGATACTTTAAAGAAAACACAGGAAAGACATTCAAAGAGTATGTGCTTGATATGCGTATCGGATATGCTTGTAAACTATTAAATAGTAGTATGATGAATATATCTCAAATCAGTGCTACTTGCGGATTTGAATCACCTGTACATTTTAACCGCATTTTTAAAAGGGTGACAGGAATGACGCCGACTTTATATAGAGAGCAGATGGAATAA